One window of Saprospiraceae bacterium genomic DNA carries:
- the guaB gene encoding IMP dehydrogenase has translation METQFFTNQFPIQEALTFDDVLLVPAYSDVLPRDTDISSRLTTDIKINVPILSAAMDSVTEKDMAISMAQSGGVGIIHKNMSIEAQARQVRSVKRSESGMIIDPVTLDSKAKVSDALLLMSQHRIGGIPIIDEAHKLIGILTNRDLRFEAHPNRPIKEIMTKEHLITAPAGTTLNQAKSILQKHKIEKLPVVKKDGTLIGLITYKDIMKLENFPNSCKDNLGRLVVGAAVGISKDTMDRIEALVHVDVDVICIDTAHGHSQGVLQMIKQVRKKFKSLQIIGGNIATGEAALALVAAGVNGVKVGVGPGSICTTRIVAGVGVPQLTAIALAAKAIQKKGIPIIADGGIRYTGDIPKALAAGAHTIMGGSLFAGTEEAPGETIIYEGRKFKVYRGMGSLGAMQLGSKDRYFQDVEDDIKKLVPEGIEGRVPFKGSVSEVMVQYIGGLRASMGYVGAKTIKDLQKAKLVRITNSGINESHPHNITITKESPNYSRR, from the coding sequence TGGAAACCCAGTTCTTTACCAATCAGTTTCCGATTCAGGAAGCGCTTACATTTGATGATGTCTTATTAGTACCAGCTTATTCGGATGTACTCCCGAGGGATACGGACATTAGCAGTCGTTTAACCACAGACATTAAAATTAATGTTCCCATCTTATCGGCAGCCATGGATTCAGTCACCGAAAAAGACATGGCCATATCTATGGCACAGTCCGGCGGAGTCGGAATCATCCATAAAAACATGAGCATTGAAGCCCAGGCCAGGCAAGTACGGAGTGTAAAACGGTCAGAAAGCGGAATGATCATTGATCCGGTCACTTTAGACAGCAAAGCAAAAGTCAGTGATGCCTTATTGCTGATGTCGCAACATCGTATTGGAGGCATTCCGATCATCGACGAGGCCCATAAACTAATTGGTATTTTGACAAACCGGGATCTTCGGTTTGAAGCACATCCCAATCGGCCGATTAAAGAAATCATGACCAAAGAACATTTGATCACGGCGCCGGCAGGAACCACACTCAATCAGGCCAAATCCATTTTACAAAAACACAAAATTGAAAAATTACCGGTAGTCAAAAAAGACGGTACCCTGATTGGATTGATCACCTACAAGGATATTATGAAACTGGAGAATTTTCCAAATTCCTGTAAAGACAATTTAGGACGCTTGGTGGTCGGCGCTGCAGTAGGTATCAGCAAAGACACCATGGATCGCATTGAAGCCCTGGTTCATGTAGATGTGGATGTCATTTGCATTGATACCGCCCATGGGCACTCTCAAGGGGTATTGCAAATGATTAAACAAGTGCGTAAAAAATTCAAGTCCCTTCAAATCATCGGAGGCAATATTGCAACCGGCGAAGCCGCCCTGGCCTTGGTTGCTGCCGGGGTCAATGGGGTGAAAGTAGGCGTCGGTCCGGGCAGTATTTGTACAACCCGAATTGTAGCCGGTGTAGGTGTACCACAGTTGACAGCAATTGCATTAGCTGCAAAAGCCATCCAGAAAAAAGGAATTCCAATCATTGCTGATGGAGGCATTCGATATACAGGTGACATTCCAAAAGCATTGGCCGCCGGAGCGCATACGATTATGGGAGGGTCTTTATTTGCCGGCACAGAAGAAGCCCCGGGAGAAACCATCATTTATGAAGGACGAAAATTTAAAGTCTATCGGGGAATGGGTTCATTGGGAGCCATGCAATTGGGTAGTAAGGATCGCTATTTTCAAGATGTAGAGGATGATATTAAAAAGTTGGTTCCAGAAGGCATCGAAGGAAGAGTTCCTTTTAAAGGTTCGGTATCAGAAGTCATGGTGCAATACATTGGTGGACTGCGTGCCAGCATGGGTTATGTGGGTGCTAAAACCATCAAGGATTTACAAAAAGCCAAATTGGTACGCATCACGAACAGTGGCATCAATGAATCACATCCTCACAATATTACGATTACCAAAGAATCACCGAATTATTCGAGACGATAA